In the genome of Nocardioides marmoribigeumensis, one region contains:
- a CDS encoding glutamate--cysteine ligase, with amino-acid sequence MGEDVEHQTFTREDRTRYRKKVRACLDVFERMLVESKFDFDRPATGLEIELNLVDEDERPAMRNMEVLEQLGDPDFQTELGKYNLEINVAPKRLPEQGVMAFADGIRNSLDAAEKAANSVGAHLVMIGILPTLTEETLSADSLSGNPRYHLLSDEILAARGEDISLDIQGPERLSVTADSIAPEAACTSTQLHVQVSPEQFPSFWNASQAISGVQLALGANSPYLMSKELWRETRIALFEQATDTRGEELKAQGVRPRVWFGERWITSIFDLFEENARYFPALLPVLSDEDPAEVLAAGGTPSLDELRLHNGTVYRWNRPIYAAVDGVPHLRVENRVLPAGPTVMDTIANAAFYFGLVRALAEQDRPVWSQMSFTAAEENFHSAAIAGVEAQVYWPGAGQVRATELVVRRLLPLAAQGLEAWGVDGEEAGRLLDIIEQRCLTGQNAASWFVDQVHRRSGEGDRAGVLRRVLADYRPRMHSNEPVHTWQ; translated from the coding sequence ATGGGCGAGGACGTCGAGCACCAGACCTTCACGCGTGAGGACCGCACGCGCTACCGCAAGAAGGTGCGCGCGTGCCTCGACGTGTTCGAGCGGATGCTCGTGGAGTCGAAGTTCGACTTCGACCGGCCGGCCACCGGGCTCGAGATCGAGCTCAACCTCGTCGACGAGGACGAGCGGCCCGCGATGCGCAACATGGAGGTCCTCGAGCAGCTCGGCGACCCCGACTTCCAGACCGAGCTCGGCAAGTACAACCTCGAGATCAACGTGGCGCCCAAGCGCCTGCCCGAGCAGGGCGTGATGGCCTTCGCCGACGGCATCCGCAACAGCCTCGACGCCGCCGAGAAGGCGGCCAACAGCGTCGGGGCCCACCTGGTGATGATCGGGATCCTCCCGACGCTGACCGAGGAGACCCTCAGCGCCGACTCGCTGTCGGGCAACCCGCGCTACCACCTGCTCAGCGACGAGATCCTCGCCGCACGCGGGGAGGACATCTCGCTCGACATCCAGGGCCCGGAGCGCCTCTCGGTGACCGCGGACTCCATCGCGCCCGAGGCGGCGTGCACCAGCACCCAGCTGCACGTGCAGGTCAGTCCCGAGCAGTTCCCCAGCTTCTGGAACGCCAGCCAGGCGATCAGCGGGGTTCAGCTCGCGCTCGGCGCCAACTCGCCCTACCTGATGAGCAAGGAGCTGTGGCGCGAGACGCGCATCGCGCTGTTCGAGCAGGCCACCGACACCCGGGGGGAGGAGCTCAAGGCCCAGGGGGTGCGCCCTCGCGTGTGGTTCGGCGAGCGCTGGATCACCTCGATCTTCGACCTGTTCGAGGAGAACGCCCGCTACTTCCCGGCGCTGCTGCCCGTGCTCTCCGACGAGGACCCGGCCGAGGTGCTCGCCGCCGGCGGCACCCCGTCACTGGACGAGCTCCGCCTGCACAACGGCACCGTCTACCGCTGGAACCGCCCGATCTACGCCGCGGTCGACGGGGTCCCGCACCTGCGCGTGGAGAACCGCGTGCTGCCCGCCGGCCCGACCGTGATGGACACGATCGCCAACGCCGCCTTCTACTTCGGGCTCGTGCGCGCGCTGGCCGAGCAGGACCGCCCGGTGTGGTCGCAGATGTCGTTCACGGCGGCCGAGGAGAACTTCCACTCCGCCGCGATCGCCGGCGTCGAGGCCCAGGTGTACTGGCCCGGGGCCGGCCAGGTGCGCGCCACCGAGCTCGTCGTACGCCGGCTGCTGCCGCTGGCCGCCCAGGGCCTCGAGGCCTGGGGCGTCGACGGCGAGGAGGCCGGGCGGCTGCTCGACATCATCGAGCAGCGTTGCCTGACCGGGCAGAACGCCGCCTCGTGGTTCGTCGACCAGGTCCACCGGCGCTCCGGGGAGGGCGACCGGGCCGGGGTGCTGCGCCGGGTGCTCGCCGACTACCGACCGCGCATGCACAGCAACGAGCCGGTCCACACCTGGCAGTGA